One stretch of Chitinophaga pendula DNA includes these proteins:
- a CDS encoding XkdF-like putative serine protease domain-containing protein has translation MDLPLYQLRLSDDESDNTQVEYVSLVERPAIQKDFLVFNETVHFEIQDEEQRILTGPAMIPNMPIFQRNETYGEHYALFDAETVKEIAYRFFKKGFQSNINIGHRRDDLATDSVFFESWIVDRKIGKYPMGAFSEVPDGTWFLSAKINNDDTWTRIKSKELKGFSVEGFFQYVPEDHDDMTDDEFMAQLARILKR, from the coding sequence ATGGATTTACCACTGTATCAGTTGCGCCTTAGCGATGATGAATCAGACAATACACAAGTTGAATATGTATCACTTGTAGAACGACCCGCCATACAAAAGGACTTTTTAGTATTTAATGAGACTGTTCATTTTGAGATACAGGACGAAGAGCAGCGGATACTTACCGGTCCCGCAATGATACCAAACATGCCGATTTTTCAACGTAATGAAACATATGGGGAACACTACGCATTATTCGATGCGGAAACAGTAAAAGAAATAGCGTATCGCTTTTTCAAGAAAGGGTTTCAATCCAATATCAACATTGGGCATAGGCGGGATGATCTTGCAACAGATAGCGTATTCTTCGAATCCTGGATAGTGGATAGAAAAATAGGTAAATACCCTATGGGCGCTTTTTCGGAGGTTCCAGATGGGACATGGTTCCTATCTGCAAAAATAAACAATGATGATACGTGGACGCGTATTAAGTCAAAAGAGTTAAAGGGGTTCAGTGTAGAGGGTTTTTTTCAATATGTGCCGGAGGATCACGATGACATGACAGATGATGAGTTTATGGCGCAGCTTGCGCGAATACTTAAAAGATAA